One window from the genome of Erwinia sorbitola encodes:
- the fruK gene encoding 1-phosphofructokinase: MSRRVATITLNPAYDLVGYVPEIERGEVNLVKTTGLHAAGKGINVAKVLKDLGIDVTVGGFLGKENQDGFQHLFSELGIANRFQVVEGRTRINVKLTEKDGDVTDLNFSGFEVTGQDWDRFTADSLTWLGQFDMVCVSGSLPSGVDPDAFTEWMTQLRTHCPCIIFDSSREALVAGLKAAPWLVKPNRRELEIWAGRKLPTLQDVIEAAHALREQGIAHVVISLGAEGALWVNASGEWIAKPPACEVVSTVGAGDSMVGGLIYGLLMRESSEHTLRLATAVAAMAVSQSNVGVTDRTQLAAMMARVDLQPFIN; the protein is encoded by the coding sequence ATGAGCAGACGTGTAGCCACCATTACCCTGAACCCTGCTTACGATCTGGTCGGTTACGTTCCGGAAATTGAGCGCGGCGAAGTGAACCTGGTGAAAACCACCGGGCTGCATGCAGCAGGTAAGGGCATCAATGTAGCCAAGGTGCTGAAAGATCTGGGTATTGACGTCACCGTAGGCGGTTTCCTGGGGAAAGAGAATCAGGACGGCTTCCAGCACCTGTTCAGCGAGCTGGGCATTGCTAACCGCTTCCAGGTGGTAGAAGGCCGCACCCGCATTAACGTTAAGCTGACTGAGAAAGACGGTGATGTGACCGATCTGAACTTCTCCGGCTTTGAAGTTACTGGTCAGGACTGGGATCGCTTTACCGCAGATTCACTCACCTGGCTGGGCCAGTTCGATATGGTCTGCGTCAGCGGCAGTCTGCCGTCAGGCGTCGATCCCGATGCTTTTACCGAATGGATGACGCAGCTGCGTACCCACTGCCCATGCATTATTTTTGACAGCAGCCGTGAGGCGCTGGTTGCGGGCCTGAAAGCCGCACCGTGGCTGGTTAAACCCAACCGCCGTGAGCTGGAAATCTGGGCAGGCCGCAAATTACCGACATTACAAGATGTGATTGAAGCAGCACATGCATTACGTGAGCAGGGCATCGCACACGTGGTTATCTCTCTTGGTGCCGAAGGGGCGCTGTGGGTGAATGCTTCAGGCGAATGGATTGCAAAACCACCTGCCTGTGAAGTTGTAAGCACCGTGGGTGCTGGCGATTCAATGGTTGGCGGGCTGATTTATGGCCTGCTGATGCGTGAATCCAGCGAGCACACACTGCGTCTTGCAACGGCAGTGGCGGCTATGGCCGTCAGCCAGAGCAACGTGGGCGTTACCGATCGTACCCAGTTGGCCGCAATGATGGCGCGTGTCGACCTACAACCTTTCATTAACTAA
- the fruA gene encoding PTS fructose transporter subunit IIBC: MKTLLIIDSSLGLATGHLAKNIATAAAANAGVTLTDNPAEADQVIVAGKNIPADSSLNGKAIYLADIEQLLRQPAEVLAKAQTDARPYQAPAASAAATPAAAVSTGPKRVVAITACPTGVAHTFMAAEAIDTEAKKRGWWVKVETRGSVGAGNAITPEEVAAADLVIVAADIEVDLAKFAGKPMYRTSTGLALKKTAQELDKAVAEARVYQPQGGNTSAQEEKKEKAGAYRHLLTGVSYMLPMVVAGGLSIALSFAFGITAFKEQGTLAAALMQIGGSSAFALMVPVLAGFIAFSIADRPGLTPGLIGGMLATSINAGFLGGIIAGFIAGYAAKFLSSKVKLPSSMEALKPILIIPLVASLITGLLMIYVVGKPVAEIMSGLTAWLANMGTANAVVLGAILGGMMCTDMGGPVNKVAYAFGVGLLSSQTYAPMAAIMAAGMVPPLAMGLATLVARKKFNKGQQEGGKAALVLGLCFISEGAIPFAARDPMRVLPCCIIGGAVTGAMSMAIGAKLMAPHGGLFVLLIPGAITPVVGYLAAIIVGTLVAGLSYAVLKRPEAEAVKI; the protein is encoded by the coding sequence ATGAAAACGCTGCTGATAATCGATTCTTCGCTGGGGCTGGCAACGGGCCATCTGGCAAAAAACATAGCAACTGCAGCGGCAGCAAACGCCGGTGTGACTCTGACGGATAATCCGGCAGAAGCAGATCAGGTGATTGTTGCTGGCAAAAATATTCCGGCAGACAGCTCGCTGAACGGTAAAGCCATCTATCTGGCCGACATCGAACAGCTGCTGCGCCAGCCAGCGGAAGTGCTGGCAAAGGCGCAGACGGATGCTCGTCCATACCAGGCACCGGCAGCCTCGGCGGCGGCAACGCCTGCTGCTGCGGTGAGCACCGGGCCAAAACGGGTGGTGGCAATTACTGCCTGTCCGACCGGCGTGGCACATACCTTTATGGCGGCGGAAGCCATCGACACCGAAGCGAAAAAACGCGGCTGGTGGGTGAAGGTGGAAACCCGTGGCTCAGTGGGTGCTGGCAATGCCATTACCCCTGAAGAAGTGGCAGCAGCCGATCTGGTTATTGTGGCGGCAGATATCGAAGTGGATCTGGCGAAGTTTGCCGGTAAGCCGATGTACCGTACATCAACGGGTCTGGCGCTGAAGAAAACCGCTCAGGAGCTGGATAAAGCCGTGGCAGAAGCCCGTGTTTATCAGCCTCAGGGTGGTAACACTTCTGCACAGGAAGAGAAAAAAGAGAAAGCTGGCGCCTATCGTCACCTGTTAACCGGCGTCTCTTATATGCTGCCGATGGTGGTGGCGGGTGGTCTGAGCATTGCTCTGTCATTTGCCTTTGGTATCACCGCGTTTAAAGAACAGGGTACGCTGGCGGCGGCATTGATGCAGATTGGTGGCAGCAGTGCATTTGCCCTGATGGTGCCGGTGCTGGCAGGCTTTATTGCCTTCTCGATTGCCGACCGTCCTGGTCTGACTCCAGGTCTGATTGGCGGTATGCTGGCTACCAGCATTAATGCCGGGTTCCTTGGCGGTATCATCGCCGGTTTCATTGCGGGTTATGCGGCGAAGTTCCTCAGCTCGAAGGTCAAACTCCCGAGCAGTATGGAAGCGCTGAAGCCGATTCTGATCATTCCTCTGGTGGCGAGCCTGATTACCGGCCTGCTGATGATCTACGTGGTGGGCAAACCGGTTGCCGAAATCATGTCTGGCCTCACCGCCTGGCTGGCCAATATGGGTACTGCTAACGCCGTGGTGCTGGGTGCAATCCTTGGTGGCATGATGTGTACTGATATGGGCGGTCCGGTGAACAAAGTTGCCTACGCCTTTGGTGTTGGCCTGCTGAGTTCGCAGACCTATGCACCAATGGCAGCGATTATGGCGGCCGGTATGGTGCCACCGCTGGCGATGGGCCTGGCAACGCTGGTTGCACGTAAGAAGTTCAACAAAGGTCAGCAGGAAGGGGGCAAAGCGGCGCTGGTTCTGGGTCTGTGCTTTATCTCTGAAGGGGCAATTCCTTTCGCGGCCCGTGATCCGATGCGCGTTCTGCCTTGCTGCATCATCGGCGGTGCGGTAACAGGTGCCATGTCGATGGCGATTGGTGCGAAACTGATGGCGCCACACGGCGGCCTGTTTGTACTGCTGATCCCAGG